TCAGCTGCGCCGTCAAGTTCGAGTTTAACCGGTATTGTTTTTACCTTGCAAATAAGATCTCCTATCATAACATAAAAGAGTACCGGGGATGGTTTCGGCCATCCCCGGTACTCTTTTATTCCTGTCAATATTTTATCTCATTGATTCGTTCGTTTCGTTGTGCGGCAGTGATTCCGATGGCTCCGCGGCGGTGACCTGCTTTTTCTTCCGGTTCAGGAACAGCTCTGTTCCGAAGCTGAAAACGGGGAGCAGAAACAGGTAAAACGCGAACCAAATGCTCATGGTCGGTGCGCCGACCGTCGTCAGGGGCATGCCACCCGCGATGCTCCAGGGAATCAACGGTGCAATAACAATAACGGTATCTTCCAGCACAATTGCCAGCTTTTTTCGATCCGGCAAAATCGAATCGCACATCTGAAAGGTCAACATAGTGGCCAGTGTTTGGTTGCAGCTGATGGCACTCATCACAACAGAGGTAAACAACACTGAACCGAAGGGGGTGATTTTTGCGGCAGAGGATTCCACCAGCCTGCGAACCTCCGTCAATAGCTCTGTCTGCTTAAATATGCCAAAATAAGAGGTGGAAATCAGGATAATCCCGGCCACTCTGGCCATGGAAAGAATCCCTCCGCCGTTCAGCAGTACCGCAAGCTTGGCATCCGGGGACTGATAGCCCAGAAACAGGCTGGGGAGCAACTGTAACAGCGAGATCTTTTGTACGGTAAGGCATATTACACAGGCGACGAGAATGCTCAACAGCATCGCGCGCTTCACCGGAACACGAAACAGCGACAGAACAACAATGAGCAGCGCGGGCAGCACTACGATAAAAGAGAGATTAAAATGCTCGTGGAACAGCTCCAGAGAGGCTGCGCCGCCGGTTGCGGAGGTGGACCCCCGTGCTGCCAGATACAATAGGCAGGA
Above is a window of Faecalispora anaeroviscerum DNA encoding:
- a CDS encoding Na+/H+ antiporter NhaC family protein; this encodes MAERITLSLFLLGLVACILSGFQILYALAFGLACFVVYGLLKKHTLWQMGSMMLDGIRGAKNILIIFLLIGVLTSVWRSSGTIPFLIYHAVRVLNPSFFVLYTFLLCCMMSFLMGTSFGTAATMGVVCMMISRSLGIDPVLSGGAILAGSYFGDRCSPMSSSALLVSELTGTDIYDNIRRMLKTAAIPFALSCLLYLAARGSTSATGGAASLELFHEHFNLSFIVVLPALLIVVLSLFRVPVKRAMLLSILVACVICLTVQKISLLQLLPSLFLGYQSPDAKLAVLLNGGGILSMARVAGIILISTSYFGIFKQTELLTEVRRLVESSAAKITPFGSVLFTSVVMSAISCNQTLATMLTFQMCDSILPDRKKLAIVLEDTVIVIAPLIPWSIAGGMPLTTVGAPTMSIWFAFYLFLLPVFSFGTELFLNRKKKQVTAAEPSESLPHNETNESMR